TGAAACAAGTAAAATATGTGATAATATATTTTTTTTAGTTGAAGGTTCACTTAAAGAGGCATCATTAGATTACGAAATATTAAAAGAGCAATATAATAGTGCTTTTAAAGTTAGGAGGTAATATATGTTAAAATTTGAATTATTAAAAATTTATAGAGAAAAAACAATTTATATCTTGTCTGCTGTATTAGCTTTAGTAATTTTTGCTCCATTTCTGATAGGAAATTCTCAGTTAGATATTTTAGAGTACTATGAAAATAATTATCAAGCAAATATTACAACCATTGAAGATATTAAAGATGATCCAACAGCAGCAGGGACTATAAAGGATATAAAAGAAGTTAATGGTTATCTTGGAGAAATGATTAAAGCAATAAAAAATGGAAATGATAAAGAAAATGTAAACAGTGAATTAAAATACGAAAATAAAAATTTAGAAGATATGACAGCTGGAAAATTAGATGCTGGTCCTTTAGTAGATCAAAAAGCTAAAGTTGTGATACTGCAATATTTGAATGATAAAAATATTAAAAAAATAAGTAATAATGTTAAAGACATAGGAAGTATTAATTATTTGAGCATGATATTTTCAACACCACAGATTGTATTAATAATTTTGATTTTAATTAGTTTTCATATACCTGAATAATTCATAGCTTTAATTCTTTGGTACATTTTATTGAAATATGTATCACTAATATCCCTATCAACTGATTTTGACTAAAAAGTTACTTCAAACATTCACTGTTCAAAAATATTGAGGAATAAATTTTGGGTGTAAGGCATTTTGAGCATACTTCTCCCTGGATAACTTCCCAGTAAAAAAATCGTTAGATTGTTGGATTAGATCCATTGACTGGCTCGCCTCAGGCGAGCAAAGACCCTGTAGAATTCATTCTGATACACATGATAACTAGATAATTTGAGATAGACTCGTCTACCCGTTTGGACTAATTTCCCAGCAACTTTCAGAAACTTCAATCGAATAGAATGAATGGTCATTCCCTTTTGGACTTCCTCAAAGCCAATCGTTCTTAAGAAGTTGACTAAGTTGTAAGCTATCAAGCTGAGCATCATTCGGACATGATTCTCCAAAAAGCGAGGACTGTCTGTCTTGTCAAAGTAAAAGCCAGCTTTCGCTTCTTTAATGAAGTTCTCCATTGTGCCACGTTTGGCATAGAGAGAAAAGATGGTATCAGGAGAAACATTTTCTGATAGATTCGTCACGATAAACTCATGTCGAAAGAGTAGTTCGCCCGCTTCACGTGTTGAGCGTATACACACGCGACGACTTTGTGACCAGGATTGTGCTTGATAAGTGGTGGAGAAGTACTGAACTTCTCGTTCTTCCCACTTTTGATTATCGCCATAAAGTACTGATTTCTCAGCTATTTGACCTAGTCTACGATTATTCTTCAGTCGAATAACATAATGACTCTTTTTTGATTCACACGAATCATACACACCAGGTGTAGCGAACCCGCTGTCTCCACGAACCAAGATGTCAGTGTTTGGTAGAGAGTGATTATAGTGCTCTAATAAAGGTGTGAGAAACTCCTTTACGCCTTTTGATGTATATTGATTTCCTGAACGTAGTTCAGCTTTTAAGAAGTCACCAGTCAATCCGTCAAAAGCTACCAATGGATGATAACCATAGGTTTGGTAGTGGGTATTATAATCCGTTTGTTCTTGGTGACCAAATGTATCTGAATGGGTCGAATCTAAATCAATGATTAATTCCGTATCATTACGGATGAGGCGTGCTTTATCAATAAGTTCTTGGTTCAAAGCTTGAAGTTCATGGATATTCTCCTCAGATAGTCGATCTAAAAATCGAGAAAGTGAAGATTGAGAAGCGAGTTCTTTCCTATCTAAAACAGCTTTAAACACAGGATCTTGTCTCAGGAGATTAGCTGCAGAATCAGCTGAGTAACCAGCAATTAATTGCATAATGAACTGCTCAAGTATGGATAAGTTGTCATGAGTAAAATATGCTCGTTCGTCTTCAATGTGAATGTGTTGCTTAGCCAGTTCAGAAAAACCGAAGGTGTTCATCAGCTCTTTCACTAGGACGAGACCCGAATCACTCGATAATTGACCACCTGTATGAGAAATAGTGATATTTGAATTGAATTTTACTTGGTTTTTGTGTAAGCTAGTCATTAGAAGAACTCCTTTCTTTTGGTTGGTTTAGTCACTTTAACCATAGCAGAAAGGGGTTCTTTTTTCATCACTTAACGGGTGAAGATGAAAAAGTAATTGTAAGCTGCCGTGAGGCAGTTTCACATGGTTTTAATTAAAAGTATGAATTATTCAGGATATAGTTTACATCTTTAATCTTGATTACAGAAAAAATAATTTCATGGTCTATAACAGTTCTCCTAAATCATATTTACAAATTTTTTTCACTAAATTTTCAGCGAATATGCTGTCAGTAATAGTGAATATGGCTAGTGTTTTTACACTTGTACTTTCTATTGTAGGAGTGAAAAATGGACTAGGTGCAAGCCGATATCCAATCGCAACTATACAAAATAATAGTGATGTTAGTATTATTTCTACTAGTGATTTTTTACTTAAAGTTTTTACCTTTCTTTTTTTGTTTTTAATTTTCATTGGGTTGCTAGCTCTTTTTGTATCATTATTGTCAAGCAATTTAATATTAAATATTTCTTTAATAATTCTTCCGTTGATATTAGGACAGTATGATTTATTGAATACTTTTTTAAGTGAGAATGTAAAACCTTTCATAATTTTAAGTTATATTGATATATCTCTTATTATAATGGGAGGAAATGGATTTTACCCAATTACTAATCCTTCTATTACTTTTAACAATGGAATTTTACTACTATCTTTGAGTGTTGGACTTTTGTTAATAGTATTATTTTATCTTCTTAGTAATTTTCCCAAAAAATTAATTTATATGAAGTTTTTGAAATGATGTTTCAGGTTTTATTTAAAAAGCATTTATAATAGCAGAATTGAATTATAAATTTAATAAGGTTCTGTAATTTCTCAAGTGTACTCTTTTATTTAATGATGCTCAAGAAGAAGTGTATAAATCTATTTATGAAATCATAGGATTGAGTGGAACTGTAGTAAGTGATATGAAGTTATACAAGGTATTCAATTATATGTACTAGAAGAATTATTAATAGTACGAAGGATAATTTAAGAGGGGTAGATAAATATCTCTCGATAGAAACAAATAATAGGATCAACTATGTGAATACATAGATTGATCCTATTTTTATTTAGACCTATTTGAAGATAAAAACACGCGATATAAATGTATGGAAGCAATATTCACAGACAGTCCTTAACCGATTCACGAATAATCAACTCAATAGGTACAATTTTAGATAAATGTTTTCCACTATTTTGTTGTTGATTTATTTGAGTCAACAAGGACTCAGCTGCTAAATAGCCGATTTGATAAAAATCTTGTTGAATAGTAGTTAGCTGTGGAGAAACCAAATCCGTCATTTGAATATTATCAAACCCAATCAGCGAAATATCCTCAGGAATGTTCACCTTTAATTTCTTTGCTTCAGATAAAAGGCGCAAAGCAACAACATCATTTTCGGCAATAATACAAGTAACGCCAGATCGCTTTACTTCTTTTAAATATTCTTGAACAGCAACAGTCTCAAGCGAACGTAACAGCGGTTGACCACCAAAATTAGCCGAATAATCTTGTAAACGCTGTTCATGTAAGGCGTTTAAATAGCCCAAATAACGGTCTCGAACAGAGGTGTTTTCTAATAAATCCACTGTGGATAAATACGTAATCTTTGTATGTCCTAAGGCAATTGCATGTTGTGCCGCTAAAAAACCACCAGAAAAGTTATCTGAAGTCACAGTAGGAATGGTCGTTCCTTCTAATTTTTTATCCAATAGGACAATCGGAAATGCATCTAATTGTAATTGAACGACTAAATCAAGTGAATTTCCAAGATTTTCAGGATAAATAATTAAACCATCCCATTTTTCTTTGGTTAAACTAGCGAGTAATTCGCGTTGTCGTTGTCGATTTCCTTCAGTTGAATGAATGGTTAATCTATAAGGTGTGCTATCTAAATAATCCGTTGCTCCTTGTACATAGCGCTCGAGACCCGCAGCTTGAGAGAAAGGCAACATAAAGGCAATCTCATAGGTTGTCGGAATGAGCTGGTTTTGATAGCTGACAAAACTCCCTTTACCAGGCGTTCTTTGAATAAACCCATCACTTTCTAATTCAGTTAAGGCTCTTTTCGCAGTGATTCGGCTGACTTGATAGGTAGACGTTAATTCTTTTTCTGTTGGAACTTGACTCCCAAATGGGTATCGTTGATTAAGAATATCTTGTTTCAAATGCTCATATATAAGTTGATAAAGTGGTTCTTTTTTCATTTCATTCGACTCCTTAATAAAAAGTTTGTTGAGCCATTTAGCTCCGATAAGAAAATAGGAAAAATTGATAGGACGCTTTTTGTCCTCTCGAATTTTTATCTTTTTCTCGAGGAGTTGGCTCAAAAGAATTGGCCTGTTCAAATGATATAGTTATATATTTAAATATACCATTTATTCCGAATGATTAAAAGTGATATAGACATTAAATTCAGTAAATATCGCGGATGTATTTAGTCTAGGTAGTAACAAATTAGAGGTAAATAAGGATAAAAAATAGAAAAAAGAAAAAAGTATAGCATTTCAAAATGGTATATCATATAATTGCTTTGTAATTTAAAATGAGCTATTAAAAATAATTATTTAGGGGAGCGAATACTATGGTTTATACAGAAATACCAACATCCGTCCAAAAATTAATGAATACGATTACAGAAAAGTGCGAGACTTATCCACGTTGGGCTGAAAATTTCAATGCCTGCTTTGCCAATACATTGTTAACAACCGTCAACCGTCATCAAGATGGAACAACTTTTGTTTTAACAGGAGATATTCCGGCTATGTGGCTACGAGATTCAACTGCACAAGTGCGACCTTACTTAGTTGTTGCTAAAGAAGATAGTGACATCGGCGACATGATTGCTGGCTTAGTTGAAAAACAATTGAGTTATATCAATTTAGATCCCTATGCAAATGCATTTAATGAAGAAGCCAATAATGCTGGGCACCAAGACGATCATACAAAAATGAATCCTTGGATTTGGGAACGAAAATATGAAATTGATTCTCTGTGCTATCCGCTTCAATTAAGCTACCTATTATGGAAAGCGACTGGACGGACAGAACAATTTAATCAAACCTTTGACGAAGCCGTTAAAAATGTCTTAGAAGTTTGGGAAACAGAACAAAACCATGAACAGTCTGACTATCAATTTGTACGAGATACAACTCGTGAAGAAGATACACTTGTTCGTGAGGGTCAGGGTTCGCCAATTGCGGTCACAGGTATGACCTGGTCAGGATTTAGACCAAGCGATGACCGTTGTATTTATCACTATTTAGTTCCATCAAATATGTTTGCGGTCGTTGTATTAGACTATTTAAAAGAAATTTACACCGACATTTTAAAAGAAGAAACGCTAGTTCCGAGAATTGAAAAACTAAGAGCAGAAATACAGGCAGGCATTGAAAAATACGCGCTAGTTAAAAATAAAGCTGGTGAAACAATTTATGCCTATGAAGTAGATGGACTAGGAAATTATAGTATTATGGACGATTCTAATGTGCCTAACCTAATTGCAGCACCGTATTTAGGCTACTGTTCGAAAGAAGAAGAAACCTATTTAGCGACTAGAAAGACCTTGTTAAGCAAAGAAAATCCGTTCTACTATGAAGGTGAATTTGCGAAGGGAATTGGAAGTTCACATACACCAGAAAACTATGTTTGGCCAATTGCTATGGCAATGGAAGGCTTAACGACTAATGATAAAGCGACTAAAGAGCGCATTTTAAATACACTAGTGGCAACTGATGCAGGCACAAACTTGATGCACGAAGGCTTTGATGTGAATAATCCAGACAATTATACTAGAGAATGGTTTTCTTGGGCGAACATGATGTTTTGTGAATTAGTTATGGACTACTTTGATATAAAAATAGAAAAATAGTGGAGGAGTAATAAAATGAAAAAAGTAAGTATTATTGCCCATAGCCATTGGGATCGTGAATGGTATATGGCCTACGAGCAACACCACATGCGTTTAGTGGAATTGATGGATGATTTGCTAGAATTATTTGAAACAGATCCAGATTTTGATAGCTTTCATTTAGATGGTCAAACGATTATTTTAGACGATTATTTACAAGTTCGCCCTGAAAAACGTGATCTTTTACAAAAATATATTACAGCAGGTAAATTGCGTATCGGACCATTTTACATTCTACAAGATTCTTTCTTAACTAGTAGTGAATCTAATACCCGCAATATGTTAGTCGGGATGGAAGAAAGTAAAAAATGGGGTGTGCCAGTTCAATTAGGTTACTTCCCAGATACCTTTGGCAATATGGGACAAACACCACAAATGATGTTACAAGCTGGCTTTGATGTGGCAGCCTTTGGACGCGGTGTTAAACCAACAGGCTTCAATAATGTCGTGATCAATGATGAAAAATATGCTTCACAATATTCAGAAATGTGGTGGGAAGGTCCAGATGGCTCTAAAATTCTAGGATTATTATTTGCTAATTGGTACAGTAATGGTAATGAAATCCCAGTTGAAAAAGAAGCCGCTAAAAAATTCTGGGATTGGAAGTTAAAAGATGCCGAAACCTATGCCTCCACCGATCATCTATTGATGATGAACGGATGCGATCATCAGCCTGTGCAAAAAAATCTATCTGCAGCAATCCGAACTGCTAATGAACTTTATCCAGATATTGAATTTGTCCAAACTGGTTTTGACGAATATATATCAGCAATGCGTGCTGATTTACCAGCAGATTTAAGTACCGTAACTGGAGAACTTACCTCACAAGAAACAGAAGGTTGGTACACACTAGCGAATACGGCATCTGCACGCATTTATTTAAAACAATGGAACACCTTAGTTTCACGCCAACTAGAAAATATTGCTGAACCTTTGGCTACGATGGCATATGAATCCACCGGAGAGTATCCTCATGATACATTAAATTATGCCTGGAAAACATTGATGCAGAACCATCCTCATGATAGTATCTGTGGTTGCAGTGTCGATGAAGTCCATCGTGAAATGGTGACACGATTTGAGAAAGCCCATGAAGTTGGAAAATATGTGGCTGCCGAAGCCGCTGAAAAATTAGTTCGTTCAATCCAAACAGCCGAATTTTCAGACAAAGAAGCTATTCCATTTGTAGTCTTTAATACAAGTGGCTCTAAGAAGACCGGTTTGATGGAAGTCCGTTTAGAAATTAAACGCCTGCCTTTTAGTGAAGGAAAGCCAGATGAACTCTATCACCAATTAAAAACAGAGACACTACCAAACTTTATCGTGAAAAATGCTGCTGGCGAAGAGGTTTCAGCAGAAATCATTGATGAAGGAGTAGAATTCGGCTACGATTTACCAAAAGATAAATTCAGACAACCTTTCATGGCTCGATACGTAACCGTACAGTTAATAATGGAGCAGATGGCGCCACTATCATGGGAAACCTTCGCACTAGTTTATGGCGAAACATCCGATACAACTGAAAAACCAATCATTTCTGACAATGGTTATCAATTAGAAAATGACTATTTAGACGTTAAAGTTGCTAAAAATGGTTTACTAACCGTTCTTGACAAAGTGACAGAAGAAACCTACGTTGATTTATTGAACTTTGAAGATGTGGGGGACCTAGGCAATGAATATATCTTTAAAAAACCGAACAATGATCAAGGGATTTTCTCTAAAGATGGCCAAGCAAAAGTAAACATCTTGCATAATTCGGCTAATTATGGAGAAATTGAAATCATCCATGAGCTAGAAATCCCTGTAGCAATGGAAGATTTGCTACTTGAGGAACAAAAAGCGGTGATTGAGTTTAGATACCGCCAAGCAGAACGTTCAAAAGAAACGGCGACACTTCAGCTGAAAACTAAAGTGTTATTAGAAAAAGGAAGTCAGCAATTAAAATTTACAACAAGCTTTGATAACCAAATGCG
This Carnobacterium maltaromaticum DSM 20342 DNA region includes the following protein-coding sequences:
- a CDS encoding IS1380-like element IS1678 family transposase, with protein sequence MTSLHKNQVKFNSNITISHTGGQLSSDSGLVLVKELMNTFGFSELAKQHIHIEDERAYFTHDNLSILEQFIMQLIAGYSADSAANLLRQDPVFKAVLDRKELASQSSLSRFLDRLSEENIHELQALNQELIDKARLIRNDTELIIDLDSTHSDTFGHQEQTDYNTHYQTYGYHPLVAFDGLTGDFLKAELRSGNQYTSKGVKEFLTPLLEHYNHSLPNTDILVRGDSGFATPGVYDSCESKKSHYVIRLKNNRRLGQIAEKSVLYGDNQKWEEREVQYFSTTYQAQSWSQSRRVCIRSTREAGELLFRHEFIVTNLSENVSPDTIFSLYAKRGTMENFIKEAKAGFYFDKTDSPRFLENHVRMMLSLIAYNLVNFLRTIGFEEVQKGMTIHSIRLKFLKVAGKLVQTGRRVYLKLSSYHVYQNEFYRVFARLRRASQWI
- a CDS encoding GntR family transcriptional regulator, with the protein product MKKEPLYQLIYEHLKQDILNQRYPFGSQVPTEKELTSTYQVSRITAKRALTELESDGFIQRTPGKGSFVSYQNQLIPTTYEIAFMLPFSQAAGLERYVQGATDYLDSTPYRLTIHSTEGNRQRQRELLASLTKEKWDGLIIYPENLGNSLDLVVQLQLDAFPIVLLDKKLEGTTIPTVTSDNFSGGFLAAQHAIALGHTKITYLSTVDLLENTSVRDRYLGYLNALHEQRLQDYSANFGGQPLLRSLETVAVQEYLKEVKRSGVTCIIAENDVVALRLLSEAKKLKVNIPEDISLIGFDNIQMTDLVSPQLTTIQQDFYQIGYLAAESLLTQINQQQNSGKHLSKIVPIELIIRESVKDCL
- a CDS encoding glycoside hydrolase family 125 protein; the encoded protein is MVYTEIPTSVQKLMNTITEKCETYPRWAENFNACFANTLLTTVNRHQDGTTFVLTGDIPAMWLRDSTAQVRPYLVVAKEDSDIGDMIAGLVEKQLSYINLDPYANAFNEEANNAGHQDDHTKMNPWIWERKYEIDSLCYPLQLSYLLWKATGRTEQFNQTFDEAVKNVLEVWETEQNHEQSDYQFVRDTTREEDTLVREGQGSPIAVTGMTWSGFRPSDDRCIYHYLVPSNMFAVVVLDYLKEIYTDILKEETLVPRIEKLRAEIQAGIEKYALVKNKAGETIYAYEVDGLGNYSIMDDSNVPNLIAAPYLGYCSKEEETYLATRKTLLSKENPFYYEGEFAKGIGSSHTPENYVWPIAMAMEGLTTNDKATKERILNTLVATDAGTNLMHEGFDVNNPDNYTREWFSWANMMFCELVMDYFDIKIEK
- a CDS encoding alpha-mannosidase — protein: MKKVSIIAHSHWDREWYMAYEQHHMRLVELMDDLLELFETDPDFDSFHLDGQTIILDDYLQVRPEKRDLLQKYITAGKLRIGPFYILQDSFLTSSESNTRNMLVGMEESKKWGVPVQLGYFPDTFGNMGQTPQMMLQAGFDVAAFGRGVKPTGFNNVVINDEKYASQYSEMWWEGPDGSKILGLLFANWYSNGNEIPVEKEAAKKFWDWKLKDAETYASTDHLLMMNGCDHQPVQKNLSAAIRTANELYPDIEFVQTGFDEYISAMRADLPADLSTVTGELTSQETEGWYTLANTASARIYLKQWNTLVSRQLENIAEPLATMAYESTGEYPHDTLNYAWKTLMQNHPHDSICGCSVDEVHREMVTRFEKAHEVGKYVAAEAAEKLVRSIQTAEFSDKEAIPFVVFNTSGSKKTGLMEVRLEIKRLPFSEGKPDELYHQLKTETLPNFIVKNAAGEEVSAEIIDEGVEFGYDLPKDKFRQPFMARYVTVQLIMEQMAPLSWETFALVYGETSDTTEKPIISDNGYQLENDYLDVKVAKNGLLTVLDKVTEETYVDLLNFEDVGDLGNEYIFKKPNNDQGIFSKDGQAKVNILHNSANYGEIEIIHELEIPVAMEDLLLEEQKAVIEFRYRQAERSKETATLQLKTKVLLEKGSQQLKFTTSFDNQMRDHRLRVLFPTGIETAVHYADSIYEVAERPNKVDPAWQNPTNPQHQHAFVNVHNENTGVTVANFGLNEYEILNDRTTIAVTLLRAVGELGDWGYFPTPEAQCLGESVVQYGVSFHGAKDSTRTYHEAMAAQVPFSSYQTTLHTGDLPTNHQYAVVAGEDVALTAFKRKENGTDIVTRVYNLTGEPAEFRLAIANQIAELCNLLEEPITGEVKSTALPYEIISYRWK